In Spirosoma pollinicola, the genomic window TCGGCGGTGAGAGACAGCAAAGACCCGGCTACGTTTGTGGTACTGTTTGAAGATGGCTCTGATGTGCTGGGCCTGATTATTGCCTTTCTCGGCGTGTTTTTAGGGCACCAACTCAATAACCCGTATCTGGATGGAGCCGCGTCCATACTTATTGGCTGCTTACTAACGGCGGTGTCCATTTTACTGGCCCACGAAAGCCGCAGCCTGCTTATGGGCGAAGCCGCCGACCCGGCAATTGTACAACAAACAATAGCCCTGACAGAAGCCGACCCTGTGGTCATAAAGGCCGCTCAAACGCTGACCTTTCAAATGGGGCCAAATGACATTGTGCTTATCCAGCGAATTGTCTTCACGCCCGAATTAACGGATGCAGCTATGATTCAGGGCATTGCGCGTATCCGAAAAACGATTCAAACAGCCGAACCGTCAATCCGGCAAGTGTACATCGAACCGGTCAGTGCTTGATCAGGCAGCGATTTCAAATACACCAGATAATCAGTCAGCGCTTTCCATTGACCTTTCAGATAGAACAGTCACTTCCCTTCTGAAATTATGGTAGAATTACTTATTCTGGAACATGTTGGTGCGTATGCTTTGTCAGAGCGGGCAGTTGTACGACGTCGCCCGATTGCCAGGCATCGGCACCGGGTTGAACGGATGATTCGGGAATATCAAGACGGTTCTTTTTCTTTTCATCCGTAGATAAATCAAACCGCCGATCCCGGTCTTTTTCCAGCTGTTTAGTAAGCTGGCCGTCTTTGGTGAAGCCCATCATTAATGCCGGACTTCCATACGGAAGGGCTAAATCCTGATCGGTATGCCACGTATGCCAGGTTTTGCCATATGTGGTCACGATGGTTTCCATCAGTTCATGTTCGGCAACGTCGGGTAACCCTGGTGCAATGAGGGAACCACTTTTGACTTCGTACCGATGGCTGTGCCAAAGCTTTTTCTCATCGGCGGGCAGTGTTTTAAACAGCTTCTCCGAAACGATATACTCAACGCCCATGATCTTGGCACTGTCGCCATTTCCATCAAAAATAACGCACTGCGTCAGGTCCTCATTGAGTTTGGAACAGTAATGATGAGCTTCCATCTGGCCATTCATGTGGCCATTATAAAAATGAAAGCCGTCGAGGTAAATATCCAGTTTGTTTACTGGTTTCTTTGCCTGTAAAGCCGATGCACCCGCTTCGAGAACCTGGGTTTTAGTGGTTTTTTCCTGACCGGGCGACGTTACATTCGACGGCGTGCTACTACCTCCGCAAGCACTGATAAATAAGCTTATACAAACTGAGATCAAGCTGTTATTCATGACAAGTTCGCCCTGGTTGCCCGTTAGTTGGCTCTTTCTATGCCAGTTTCTCATTTATTTTATAGCCGCATATACCAGTTGCCCTTCAAGTAGTTTCTGCATTTGACGCCAGGTGTTATCCCAGGATTGTTCCTGCAGGAAAGCGTCCAGCGCCGTTCGATCCGAAGTAGATGCATATTGAATCATTTGGCCAAGTGCCTTCTCGATAACCGATGCCGAGTCAGCAATTAACACCTGATCCCAGCCGCCATAGGTTCGCGCCACATCCCGAATAGATGTTGACACGACCGGTAAACCAGCCGCCAGATACTCCGGCGTTTTGGTGGGGCTGATATAGCGGGTGGCCTCGTTAATAGCAAATGGCATCAAAGCCGCATCCCAATTACTGAAGTAAGCGGGCAGTTCATGATAGGATTTCATACCCAGATAATGCAGGTTTGGCCCTTGTGGCAGTGTGGCGGGGTCAATTTTCACAACCGGACCCAGGAGCACAAACTGCCAGTTCGGTAAACGTTCGGCTATATCTTTGAGCAGATCAAGATCAAGTCGTTCATCAATGACACCACTGTAGCCGATACGCAGACCTGTTAAATGCCGTTGATCGACAGGGTCAGGCAATTTCTGGCGAGCAGCCTCAAAATGTTGATAATCGATACAACTTGGAAAGGCAAACACGTGCTCATGCCGTGAACGTTTGGCTTCATAAAGACTGTAGCCACCTGTAAATACCAGATTTGCCTTGGCTAGTAATCGCTTTTCCAGATCGAGCAATTGAGGTGATGCCCCTTTAAACGCCGATAGCTCGTCCATACAATCATACACGGTCAATTGCGGACAAAGGTGATCGGTGAATTGCAGCGCCATTGGTGTATAATACCAACTTACATACTTCTTTATAGACTGTTGTTCAATCAGTTGATTGACTAGCTGGCGCTGCAACCGAATTGTCGTTTCGTGATCGATCCCATGTGGCAGGCGAGGAACCACAACCCGAATAGTATCAGATAATACCTGAACGTCAAGCCCAAGTGTATCCTGCCAGACAGGCTCTTCAACATACCAAACCCGATACTGACGACTGGCTCTACTCAGTAAATGCTGAGGCCGTTGATAAACAAAATTCCAGCGTAAATGGGTGAAGCAAATTACATCTTGACTATCACCCCGTAATTGGCTGGACGGATGGTTTATCGAGTCTACAGAATGGGTTAATGGGTTGAAGGTTGACTTCCTGATTTTGTTGGATGAGTCGGTTTTGTTGTCGGTGATCATAGATGGCTAGCACACGTTATTAGTTAATAAGGCCAGGAGCTTTGTAACTCTTGTTGGATCGTGTAGTAGGCAAACGTGCCACACCGAATATGTCTTTTTTTGTCTCCGCACACAGTGAGGATACGGACCAAATCGAGTCAGGCACTCAGCAATTTATGCATGGATTTCAGGCAGGTCAAATCAAAAGCGTTAACCTGCTAAAAACTAAAACACTGGTAGGACAGGCCTATATAGACACACTAGGCTTAACTGTGCAATAGCACAGATGCCCCGCCCAGGCAACACATAGGTCGGAACTAAACGGCCTGAAAACGGTTTATGTAGCTGAAACAAGTTCAACTTAATAAACTCATTTCAGTCATGGCAGCAGGAACACATGCCGTAGAAGCAACCGATGCGAACTTCAACGATCTCATAAATTCTGACAAACCCGTTTTAGTAGATTTCTGGGCCGAATGGTGCGGTCCTTGTAAAATGATCGGACCCGTTGTTGAGCAACTGGCCGGCGAATACGAGGGAAAAGCCATTGTAGCCAAAATGGACGTTGACCAAAATGCGCAGATTCCCGCTAAATTCGGTATCCGCAGCATCCCAACCCTGATGATTTTCAAAAACGGACAACTGGTCGATAAAGTAATTGGCGCCGTTCCCAAAAACGTACTGGAGCAAAAGCTTCAGGGCGCAATGGAACCCGCAACGATCTAATTTCTGTGACTATAAAAAAAGCCCATCCCGATTGTCGGGATGGGCTTTTTTTATAGTCACAGAAAGAGGAGAAAAGGGAGGAGGGGAAAAAAGGGGAGAAAGTTATGGCAATACGCTCCTTTCCTCC contains:
- the trxA gene encoding thioredoxin; its protein translation is MAAGTHAVEATDANFNDLINSDKPVLVDFWAEWCGPCKMIGPVVEQLAGEYEGKAIVAKMDVDQNAQIPAKFGIRSIPTLMIFKNGQLVDKVIGAVPKNVLEQKLQGAMEPATI
- a CDS encoding cation diffusion facilitator family transporter; the protein is MASTKTAIYTALGANLIIALTKFIAASVTGSSAMVSEGIHSLVDTLNEVLLLLGLKRSQKPADMKRPFGYGRELYFWSYVVSILIFAVGGGVSFYEGLSHISNPEPIENPQWNYIVLGIAFVLDGYSLLTALRAFNAQRGSQPFWSAVRDSKDPATFVVLFEDGSDVLGLIIAFLGVFLGHQLNNPYLDGAASILIGCLLTAVSILLAHESRSLLMGEAADPAIVQQTIALTEADPVVIKAAQTLTFQMGPNDIVLIQRIVFTPELTDAAMIQGIARIRKTIQTAEPSIRQVYIEPVSA
- a CDS encoding OBAP family protein, whose product is MRNWHRKSQLTGNQGELVMNNSLISVCISLFISACGGSSTPSNVTSPGQEKTTKTQVLEAGASALQAKKPVNKLDIYLDGFHFYNGHMNGQMEAHHYCSKLNEDLTQCVIFDGNGDSAKIMGVEYIVSEKLFKTLPADEKKLWHSHRYEVKSGSLIAPGLPDVAEHELMETIVTTYGKTWHTWHTDQDLALPYGSPALMMGFTKDGQLTKQLEKDRDRRFDLSTDEKKKNRLDIPESSVQPGADAWQSGDVVQLPALTKHTHQHVPE
- a CDS encoding glycosyltransferase family 1 protein, with protein sequence MITDNKTDSSNKIRKSTFNPLTHSVDSINHPSSQLRGDSQDVICFTHLRWNFVYQRPQHLLSRASRQYRVWYVEEPVWQDTLGLDVQVLSDTIRVVVPRLPHGIDHETTIRLQRQLVNQLIEQQSIKKYVSWYYTPMALQFTDHLCPQLTVYDCMDELSAFKGASPQLLDLEKRLLAKANLVFTGGYSLYEAKRSRHEHVFAFPSCIDYQHFEAARQKLPDPVDQRHLTGLRIGYSGVIDERLDLDLLKDIAERLPNWQFVLLGPVVKIDPATLPQGPNLHYLGMKSYHELPAYFSNWDAALMPFAINEATRYISPTKTPEYLAAGLPVVSTSIRDVARTYGGWDQVLIADSASVIEKALGQMIQYASTSDRTALDAFLQEQSWDNTWRQMQKLLEGQLVYAAIK